Sequence from the Burkholderia sp. GAS332 genome:
GAGCACGGCGCGAGCCACGCATGGGTCGACGTGTGGCTCGACGGCAAGGGCTGGATTTCCGTCGACGTGACGCACGCCGCGTTTGCCAGCGAGATCTACTGCCGGCTCGCCGTGGCGCGCGACTACGAAGCCGCCGCCCCGGTGCGCGGGCGGCGTATCGGCGGGCTGGAAGAGCAGTTGAAGGTGTCGGTCACGGTCAGTGGGCAGCTTTCGCAATAGCGGCCGCTGGCGGTGGCCAATGAGTTGTCAGGGCCGCCTTGAGGGGCGCATTGCAGGGCGGCTTGCCGGCAGCCATGGCAAGGGCTTGAATGAGCGTCAGCCCGTATAGCTATTCAGATTAGGCCCGCGTCCGCCGTAATACGGAGAAAGGCGCATGCGGGCCGCATTACAATAGCGACGTTCTGTGGTTTTTTGCGGGTACTTTTCCTTATGACTTACTGTGTAGCGATGTCCGTCGACGACGGGCTCGTGTTCCTGTCGGACACGCGCACCAACGCGGGCGTCGATCACATCAGCACCGCGCGCAAGATGTCGGTGTTCGAGCAGCCAGGTGAACGCATGCTGGTGGTGCTGTGCGCCGGCAATCTGTCGCTCACGCAAGCGGTGCTGCACGAGCTGTCCGAGCCTGCCGATGCCTCGCTGCCCACGCTCTGGAATGCGCCCACCATGGCCGACGCGGCTCGCGTGATCGGCCGCGCGGTGCGCTGCGTGCATCAGCGCGAAGCGGAGGCGTTGCAGGAATTCGGTGTCGACTTCAATTGCAGCTTCATTCTCGGCGGCCAGATCGCGGGCAACCGGCCGCGCCTGTTCATGATCTACGCGGCGGGGAATTTCATCGAAGCGTCGGCCGTGAACCCGTATTTCCAGATCGGCGAGGCCAAGTACGGCAAGCCGATCATCGATCGCGTGCTGACGCCGTCCACGCCGCTCGACGAAGCGGCCAAGTGCGCGCTGATTTCGATGGATTCGACGCTGCGTTCGAATCTGTCGGTCGGGCTGCCCCTGGATCTGCTGGTGTACGAGAAAGATTCGCTGCACGTCACGCGTTTCGTCTCGATCGATCACGACAATGCGTACTTCGAGATGATTCACCGCACGTGGGGCGAGCGGCTGCGCCAGGTGTTCGGCGAGATTCCCGATCCTGACTGGCAGGATTCGCCCAATGTGCCGCTGCTGCAGCGCGAGCGTGCGCTGGTGCTGCATCGCGCGCCGGTGGGGGCGGACGGCGTGGAGCATGAGCTCGATGCAAAGCCGGCGCAGACGTTGGCGCAGGCGGAGAAGGGCAAGGCCCAGCGGCGCTAGACAGTTTAGAGTCGGTCTACGGCCGGGAGCACTACATCAAGGTCGTCACGAGCCCGTTAAGGGCTTGCTGGCGGCCTTTTCTTTTACCTCATCTGTCGAATTGATCACGATGGACGCGCAGTGCGTGCGTGGCTGTCCGTCTATTCGCGGCGTGATCTGGACGTGCCAGCGCTAACCGCGTGCGCCAGAACCAGCAGACGAAAAAAAACCAGCCACAGGCTTATCGCCCGTGGCTGGTCTTCAACTGCGTGTTGCTTCAGCAGTCCGTCAAGTTCGATTAGAACTTGTGGCGGATGCCCAGGCTAACCATTGCTTGCTCGTTGGAAGCCGAGTTGAAGCCGTACGAACCGATCGACGCGCCAGCTGCGCCCACCGTCGTGCTCGAGGTACGTTGTTCGCCGCTTGCGTGCTGCCATGCGCCGACCAGGTAGAGGTCCGTGCGCTTCGACAGGTTGTAGTCGCCGCCCAGGGAAACCTGGTTATACGTTGCGCTCGTGTCGCCCGTACCCTTCGTGTAGATGTAGCCCACGCCCACCAGCATTGCCGGCGTGACTTGATAGCCAAGGTACACGCCACCGACGTTGTACTTCTCGGTCGAACCGAAGCCCGACAGGCCGTCCGGCTTGTATTGCGCGTTGCTGTAGCGCAGGTTGACCGTGAACGGGCCGGTTACGTATTGCGCTGCGACCTGAGCGATACCGATCGAACGTGCCGATGCGTAGAAGCTGTTGACCTGGCCGTCGAACGTGCCGTCCGACGTGCTGCCGTTCCAGCCCGGCGTCGCGACCGGCGGGGTGCCGCTGGTCGTGAAGCGGCTAGCCAGCGTGTTGCCGTTGTCAGCGCGGAAGTAGCCTGCAGCTACGCTAAACGGACCCGTTGCGTACGTTGCAGCGCCCGACCACGTTTGGCCTGCGCCCGTCGAACCAGCCACGCCGCCGAATGCGTACATGCCTTCGAACTGGAAGCCGCTCCACACCGGCGAGGTGTACTTGACGGCGCTGTTCGTGCGCGAGGAGTTGTCGTTGTTGTCGACGTCGCCCGGCGTTGCGAAGGTGGAACCGAAGTAGTTGTCACCCGTCAGCGGCTGAACCAGGTCGACCACCGGATCGTACTGACGACCCAGCGTGACCGTACCCCATTGGTCGCCCGTCAGGCCGACGTACGCTTGACGACCGAACAACCGGCCGCCTTGACCCAGCTTACCGGAGTTCACGTCGAAGCCGTTTTCCAACTGGAAGATTGCCTTCAGGCCACCGCCGAGGTCTTCCGTGCCCTTCAGGCCAAAACGATCGCCTTGCAGATTGCCGGCGGCCATTTGGACCAGATTCGAATTCTTACCAGCCGAGTTTTGCGTGTTGTGAACGTACTGGACCGACTCATCGATCAGGCCGTACAGGGTGACGCTGCTTTGAGCATGTGCCATGCCGGTGACGCCGAGAAGCGCCAGCGAGAGGGTAGACAGGGCGATTCGTTTCATCCATTTCTCCACGCAGATGATTAGTTTGTTGTTGCGGAAAGGAGAATAGCTCACTGCCTCAACCGGCAAGAACTGGAAAAAAAAGAGTGTCGCCAAAAACCGACAAAACGTGCAAACCCTTGTATTTAAAGCCTGTTAACGATTATTGCTATTTCCGCAATATTCGTTCATAGACTGCGCATTATTGTTGTTTTGTTAACAGTGAAGGCGTCGGTACCTGTAATTTAGACACTTGTTTGAATGGGCGTTGTAATTTAGTTGTCTAGATGTTCTCGCCGTTTTGAAGCGTTCATATAAAAACGGAGCCGCATTTCGCTTGACGGGCGCGCTAGACAGAATTTATGCGGTGTGAGCGGGCGCCGCCCGCTTCAGGCTTCACTCGCGACAGCCGTTATCGTCCGCCGTTGCGGCGCGCCACGGCAACGGCCGCCAGCCCGGCCGCCGCGGCAACCAGCACTGAGGTCCACGGATGCTGTCTGACATAGCGATCGGCCGCGACGGCCCGGCGGCCCGCGCCGACCAGCGTGACGGCGGCGGCGCGTGTCGCCTGTGCTTCAGCAACGACGACGGTGCGGCCGATCTTGACCGCAGCCGCCCGCGCTGAAGTCTTCTCTCGCCCTTGCTCCCTTGGCAGAGCCGAGGCTGCATCGTTCGCGGCAAGCGCCGCGGCTTCTGCCGTTCCAGCGGCAGGCGCCAACCCGGCAGCAGGCGATTCGCGGTCTTCCACGCGAGGCAACGCATTGGCCGATACCGTCGATGCCGCCAGCACCGAAGCGAGCTTGGCGCGGCTGCCGGGCGGCGACGCGTCCTGCATGCCCCATCCGCCACGCGGATCGTGCATGCGCCCGCGTGCCGCCGAAAACTCCGCGCCGAGCAGGAGCACGGCGGCCGAGAAGTACAGCCACATCAGCAGCACGGCCAGCGAGCCGGCCGCGCCAAACGAGCTCGCCATGCCGGCGTGGGCGATATACAGCGCGAACAGTTTCTTGCCCGCTGAGAACAGCACGGCCGCGACGATCCCCCCGACGAACGCATCGCGCCACCGCACCTTGGCGTCCGGCAGAAACTTCAGCAGGCCGGCAAAGGCAAACGCCAGCACCAGCAGGCCGACGCCGAGTTGCAGCAGATTGCCGATCACCACGTACGGCGAGTCGCCCCACAGCCACTTGCCGATGAACGTGATGACCGTGTCGAGCACCAGCGAGACGATCAGCAGGAACGCGACGCCGAGCACCAGACCGAACGAAATCAGGCGCACGCGCACCAGCGCGATCACGCTCGACGAGCGCGGCCCGGTATACGGCCACACGAGGTTGAGTGCGCTATTGAGGGACGAGAAGGTGGCCGAGGCGCCGATCGCCAGCATCGAGAATGAAATGATGGCCGCGATGCCACCGGCGCTGCCGCTGTGATGGGCGTTCTCGACGATGGTTTGCACGCCCGCGGCGGCCTGGTCGCCGAGCAGGCCGTGAATGTGGGTGAACAGTTCGCCGCGTGCGGCTTGGGCGCCGAAGAACCAGCCGGCCACGGCGATCACCATGACCAGTGTGGGCGCGAGCGAGAACGCCGCATAGAAGGCGATGCTGGCGGCCATCGCTGCGCAGCGGTCTTCGGCAAACTGTTTGAATGCGCCGATTGCCCAATTGGCCTGCTTGCGCGCCACCAACTGGAGGTTCTCGGCGGAAAGCGTGTCGCTGTCCATGGTCGTTCTTCTCAATGGGATACTCGCGCCGGATGCGCCGTGTGCGTGCCGTTGAGGTGGCCCGAGGTGGCCTTGATGCAGTCCGTGCATCGATGCCTTTCGCAAACCTTGTGCCTGTCACTATAACAAGCGACACGCGCTGCATGCGTGTGCCCGCACGCCGCACGCAGGTGTGCCGTTAGAATGCCGATGGACCTTCACACTTGTTATCACCATGCACTCGCACGAACTCGTAAAGCAGTTTGACGTCATTCCTGCCGAACAATTGAGCGCGCATTTGCCGGCGCATGTCGTCGAGCACTTGCCGGCTCAGGGCGTGACCGTGTTCGCCGTTAGCGACGACGCCTCGGACACCGCCGAATTCAGCGCGCGCTACGGCTTCGGCCTTGAAGACTGCGCCAACACGATCGTGGTCCGGTACAAGAAGGAGGGCGCCGAGCATTACGCGGCGCTGGTCTCGCTGGGTTCGCTGCGTCTGGATATCAATGGCGCGGTGAAGGCTGCGCTGGGCGCGCAGCGCCTTTCGTTCGCCAAACGGGAGGCCGCCGTGGAGCATAGCGGCATGGAGTTCGGCGGAATTACAGTCTTCGGCTTGCCGGCGGACTGGCGCGTTCTCGTCGACGCTGCGGTCATGGAGCGTGCGCAGATCGTGATGGGCGCGGGGGTGCGGGCGGCCAAGTTGCTGTTGGCGCCCGAGGTGCTGCAGCAGTGGCCGCGCTGCGAAGTTGCCTCGCTTGCGCTGCCGGCCGAGTGAAGGGTTGGGGCGCCGCCGCCGCCCGCAAGTAGCACCAATCTAGGTCCTTCCCATAGGCCAACGCACGAAGGCATCCAACAAACGCTGAAGTTTTCCAGCGTTCCGCCGTTATTCCGAAGATTGACCTGAACAGTTACGGTGCCCGCTCGCGCGGTGCTGACTATAAGTACAAAGGAATACGGAGATGGAACGCTTTCGCCTGAAAGTGCGGCTTTGGCTCGCGCTAGCGGTAATGTGCATGGGAATTCTGGCGATCGGCCTGTGGGGCGCGTTCAAAACGCGCGACACGATGATCGCCGATCGTCAGGCCGAGCTGAAAAGCGTAGTGAGCGTGGCCTACAGCGTACTGGATCGCTATAACGGCCTCGTCGCGGCCGGCACGATGCCGCTCGCCGACGCGCAACGCACGGCGATGGCCGACCTGCGCGCGATGCGCTACGACGGCGCCGGCGGCTACCTCGTGATCGAGGACGCGCAGGCAAAAGTGCTGATGCACGGCGTGCGGGCCGATCTCGAAGGCAAGGACATGAGCGGCTTCACGGATCCGAAAGGCCGCCACGTGTTCAAGGACGGCTCGGATCTCGCCGAGCGCGACGGCGAAGGCTTCATCCACCTGCAGTTCCTGAAGCCGGGCTCCGATCAGATGGCGCCGAAGATCAACTACGTGCGGCTCTACAAGCCGTGGGACTGGACGATCGTCACGGGTGTGTTCACCGACGATATCGACGCCGCGTTTTACACCACCCTCGTGCAGTACCTCGGCGCCGCGCTGATTCTGTGTCTGGTGGTGGGGCTCGTGATCGGCGTGATCCTGCGCAGCATCTTGCGGCAACTCGGCGGCGAACCGGCTTACGCGGCGCAGATCGCTTCACGTATCGCCGATGGCGACCTCGATGTGGTCGTCGAGACGAAAGCCGGCGACACCGTCAGCCTGCTCGCCGCGATGCAGCGCATGCAGCATCGACTGGCGCAAGCGATCACGCAGATTCGCAGCGGCGCAACCCTGATTTCGACGGTCTCCAACGAGATCGCCGCCGGCAACGCCGATCTGTCGCGCCGCACGGAACAACAGGCGACCGCGCTCGGCGAAACCGCTTCCAGCATGGAGCAGATCACCGCGACCGTGAAGCAGAACGCCGACAACGCCAAGCAGGCCAGTCAACTGGCGCACAACGCCTCGGAGACGGCGGCGCGCGGCGGTGAAGTGGTCGGCCAGGTGGTCGAGACAATGCGCGGCATCTCGCAGTCATCGCACCGGATCGGCGACATCATCGGGGTGATCGAAGGAATCGCCTTTCAGACCAACATTCTTGCCTTGAACGCGGCCGTTGAAGCGGCGCGCGCCGGTGAGGAAGGGCGCGGCTTCGCGGTGGTGGCGGGCGAAGTGCGAAGCCTCGCGCAGCGCAGCGCGGCGGCGGCCAAGGAGATCAAGACGCTGATCGAAGAGTCGGCCGCGCAGATTGAAGGCGGCTCGCAGTACGTGGGCCGGGCCGGTGAAACGATGCAGGAAGTGGTGCACGCGGTGCGCCGCGTGACCGACATCATGGGCGAGATCAGCGCGGCGTCGGTTGAGCAAAGTTCGGGTATCGAGCAGGTCAACATCGCGGTGGCGAGCATGGATCAAACGACCCAGCAGAACGCTGCACTAGTGGAAGAAGCCAGCGCGTCGGCCGATGTATTGAAAGCGCAGACCAGGCAACTGGCGGCTGCGATTGCTGTGTTTACGCTGCCGGAAGGGGCGTGAACAGCGTGACGGGACACGAGGGGCCAGACAAGATGAATGTCGTGGCCAAGGCGGCGCAGTGGCCAGGCAGGATTGCAAAACGGGTGAGTTTTACAGCGGTGTGGTCAATGTGACGGGTGAGGCCGGTAGAGTCGTGACCGTGGCGCGCGTGACGCCGCCAGATGGACGCGTCACGCAGCCGGCTGCAAACTGCGTGACTGCGTGACTGCGTGACCGTTTGAACGGGTGACAGCGGGACAGTGCGCTGGGCGCGCTCGCTCAGATCATCAGACGTGAGACCTTGGTGCCTTCGAGCGACACACCGGCCATCAGCCCGCCGTTCGTCAGCACAAAAGCTTCGACCGGGCTGGTGGCGGTCGAGGTATCGACCGCGCCGTTCGCGCCGACCTTCAGCACGGCGACCGTTGCATCGGCGCCTGCTGCCCATCCCTGGCTGTGCAGGAACGTGTCGAGTGCGTCTTGCGTCATGAACAGAAACACGAGCGCTTTGGACTGCGCGCCAATCTGCAAACCGAACGAGCCCGCGACGGTGCTGTAATAGCCCGCCGTGCGTCCGGCCACGCGCAACGCGCCTTCGCCGTATTGCCCACCGATCCAGAAGCCCGCCGAAATCACCGATGGGAACACGAGCACGCCGCGCGCTTTGTCGACGAGTTCACGCGAACCGGCAACGTTCGTGTAGAGACGCGACATGGTGGCATCGACCCCGGCATTAATCGAGTCACGCTTGCTGGCGTCCGTCGAAGACGACGCGCTCGAGGACGGCGACGTGGTCGTGCAGCCGGCGAGGCCAAAGCCGGCCGTAGCCAAAGCTGCACCTGTGGTCATGATGAATTGTCGTCTGCGCATGATCGTTCTCCTTGTGCGAGATGGAAGTTGCGTTTTCTTTTCGAACGGTGAGTGCCGTGACGCCGGTAGCCCGTAGCCCGTAGCCCGTAGCCCGTAG
This genomic interval carries:
- a CDS encoding putative proteasome-type protease → MTYCVAMSVDDGLVFLSDTRTNAGVDHISTARKMSVFEQPGERMLVVLCAGNLSLTQAVLHELSEPADASLPTLWNAPTMADAARVIGRAVRCVHQREAEALQEFGVDFNCSFILGGQIAGNRPRLFMIYAAGNFIEASAVNPYFQIGEAKYGKPIIDRVLTPSTPLDEAAKCALISMDSTLRSNLSVGLPLDLLVYEKDSLHVTRFVSIDHDNAYFEMIHRTWGERLRQVFGEIPDPDWQDSPNVPLLQRERALVLHRAPVGADGVEHELDAKPAQTLAQAEKGKAQRR
- a CDS encoding Outer membrane protein (porin), coding for MKRIALSTLSLALLGVTGMAHAQSSVTLYGLIDESVQYVHNTQNSAGKNSNLVQMAAGNLQGDRFGLKGTEDLGGGLKAIFQLENGFDVNSGKLGQGGRLFGRQAYVGLTGDQWGTVTLGRQYDPVVDLVQPLTGDNYFGSTFATPGDVDNNDNSSRTNSAVKYTSPVWSGFQFEGMYAFGGVAGSTGAGQTWSGAATYATGPFSVAAGYFRADNGNTLASRFTTSGTPPVATPGWNGSTSDGTFDGQVNSFYASARSIGIAQVAAQYVTGPFTVNLRYSNAQYKPDGLSGFGSTEKYNVGGVYLGYQVTPAMLVGVGYIYTKGTGDTSATYNQVSLGGDYNLSKRTDLYLVGAWQHASGEQRTSSTTVGAAGASIGSYGFNSASNEQAMVSLGIRHKF
- a CDS encoding membrane protein codes for the protein MDSDTLSAENLQLVARKQANWAIGAFKQFAEDRCAAMAASIAFYAAFSLAPTLVMVIAVAGWFFGAQAARGELFTHIHGLLGDQAAAGVQTIVENAHHSGSAGGIAAIISFSMLAIGASATFSSLNSALNLVWPYTGPRSSSVIALVRVRLISFGLVLGVAFLLIVSLVLDTVITFIGKWLWGDSPYVVIGNLLQLGVGLLVLAFAFAGLLKFLPDAKVRWRDAFVGGIVAAVLFSAGKKLFALYIAHAGMASSFGAAGSLAVLLMWLYFSAAVLLLGAEFSAARGRMHDPRGGWGMQDASPPGSRAKLASVLAASTVSANALPRVEDRESPAAGLAPAAGTAEAAALAANDAASALPREQGREKTSARAAAVKIGRTVVVAEAQATRAAAVTLVGAGRRAVAADRYVRQHPWTSVLVAAAAGLAAVAVARRNGGR
- a CDS encoding Cys-tRNA(Pro) deacylase, prolyl-tRNA editing enzyme YbaK/EbsC, with the protein product MHSHELVKQFDVIPAEQLSAHLPAHVVEHLPAQGVTVFAVSDDASDTAEFSARYGFGLEDCANTIVVRYKKEGAEHYAALVSLGSLRLDINGAVKAALGAQRLSFAKREAAVEHSGMEFGGITVFGLPADWRVLVDAAVMERAQIVMGAGVRAAKLLLAPEVLQQWPRCEVASLALPAE
- a CDS encoding methyl-accepting chemotaxis sensory transducer with Cache sensor, which encodes MERFRLKVRLWLALAVMCMGILAIGLWGAFKTRDTMIADRQAELKSVVSVAYSVLDRYNGLVAAGTMPLADAQRTAMADLRAMRYDGAGGYLVIEDAQAKVLMHGVRADLEGKDMSGFTDPKGRHVFKDGSDLAERDGEGFIHLQFLKPGSDQMAPKINYVRLYKPWDWTIVTGVFTDDIDAAFYTTLVQYLGAALILCLVVGLVIGVILRSILRQLGGEPAYAAQIASRIADGDLDVVVETKAGDTVSLLAAMQRMQHRLAQAITQIRSGATLISTVSNEIAAGNADLSRRTEQQATALGETASSMEQITATVKQNADNAKQASQLAHNASETAARGGEVVGQVVETMRGISQSSHRIGDIIGVIEGIAFQTNILALNAAVEAARAGEEGRGFAVVAGEVRSLAQRSAAAAKEIKTLIEESAAQIEGGSQYVGRAGETMQEVVHAVRRVTDIMGEISAASVEQSSGIEQVNIAVASMDQTTQQNAALVEEASASADVLKAQTRQLAAAIAVFTLPEGA
- a CDS encoding Lipid-binding SYLF domain-containing protein, with the protein product MRRRQFIMTTGAALATAGFGLAGCTTTSPSSSASSSTDASKRDSINAGVDATMSRLYTNVAGSRELVDKARGVLVFPSVISAGFWIGGQYGEGALRVAGRTAGYYSTVAGSFGLQIGAQSKALVFLFMTQDALDTFLHSQGWAAGADATVAVLKVGANGAVDTSTATSPVEAFVLTNGGLMAGVSLEGTKVSRLMI